A portion of the Natronococcus sp. AD-5 genome contains these proteins:
- a CDS encoding VOC family protein, whose protein sequence is MDGTIDHTMLRVADLEESLDWYQTHLEYEEKDRHEGDGFTIVYLGPEEMHEEEAMLELTHNEGEDDLEVGDAWGHIAVRVPEGELEDYYQQLMDEGVEDYRDPESCGGRYAFVKDPDGHEVEIVQRDPDQGALWSLDHTMIRVEDADEALGFWTRKFEYDEVGRWEADTFANYFVEPTDAADAAMSVELTYNYDGRSYDTGDAWGHLCVRVDDLEEDWDQLMVRDADDYRDPASNDNMYAFTKDQDGHEIELLERDLEADSLFPF, encoded by the coding sequence ATGGACGGTACGATCGATCACACCATGCTTCGCGTCGCGGACCTCGAGGAATCGCTCGACTGGTACCAGACCCACCTCGAGTACGAGGAGAAGGACCGCCACGAGGGCGACGGCTTCACCATCGTCTACCTCGGCCCCGAGGAGATGCACGAGGAGGAGGCGATGCTCGAGCTCACCCACAACGAGGGCGAGGACGACCTCGAGGTCGGCGACGCCTGGGGTCACATCGCGGTTCGAGTGCCGGAGGGGGAACTCGAGGACTACTACCAGCAGCTGATGGACGAGGGCGTCGAGGACTACCGCGATCCCGAGTCCTGCGGCGGTCGCTACGCGTTCGTCAAGGACCCCGACGGCCACGAGGTCGAGATCGTCCAGCGCGACCCCGACCAGGGCGCGCTGTGGTCGCTCGACCACACCATGATCCGCGTCGAGGACGCCGACGAGGCGCTCGGCTTCTGGACCCGCAAGTTCGAGTACGACGAGGTCGGCCGCTGGGAGGCAGACACCTTCGCGAACTACTTCGTCGAGCCGACCGACGCCGCCGACGCGGCCATGTCGGTCGAGCTCACCTACAACTACGACGGCCGCAGCTACGACACGGGCGACGCCTGGGGCCACCTCTGCGTCCGCGTCGACGACCTCGAGGAGGATTGGGACCAACTCATGGTGCGCGATGCCGACGACTACCGCGACCCCGCGAGCAACGACAACATGTACGCGTTCACGAAGGACCAGGACGGTCACGAGATCGAACTGCTCGAGCGCGACCTCGAGGCCGACTCGCTGTTCCCGTTCTGA